A DNA window from Desulfofalx alkaliphila DSM 12257 contains the following coding sequences:
- a CDS encoding GAF domain-containing sensor histidine kinase, translating into MEQKRKLIEDLTGVNSSKLNYYLELKKRNEEVIKQNNRLEIVHQIVKDINIDMSIEDIIHRAYGKLPLVLPCDFLGLALIEGSNLKMKVMVPLKECMNKKLANESLLWECIREKEYRLYDFTENKNMCAKICGGDDFKEQCIGSLVTVPLFVRGKAIGMLALAAQKKNVYNESELGFCRHLADQLAVCIENARLYEEVMRSKREWEETFASVIDPLYLIDLDFNVIRSNNRDNPLATNAQTAPGGQKCYNLIWGYTEKCKSCLMDQVLATGKPANHLVQVNGLVLDMYYYPVFNSNNEIYAIIHHIQDKTEKVKMEAQLIQLAKLAAIGEMAAGVAHELNSPMTVIIGTAQMLLRELGNDEHPRTEFLQDVVNCGLRCKRIIQNLLTFSRQDQHPVGATDLNEQVNKVLSLTQYQINRNKVTIKTHLADNLPPVEANAHQLQQVLTNFFLNARDALANKEGEKIITVSTGLSKNDRGEEQIWLAVEDNGEGIESDRLEKIFNPFYTSKEATKGTGLGLSVSLGIAQAHGGTIEVESVPGEGSVFRLVLPLVQAACKEGDGE; encoded by the coding sequence GTGGAACAAAAAAGAAAACTTATTGAAGATTTAACCGGCGTCAACTCTTCAAAATTAAATTATTATTTGGAGTTAAAAAAGCGCAATGAAGAAGTAATTAAGCAAAACAATAGGTTAGAGATTGTTCACCAAATTGTAAAGGACATCAACATAGATATGTCCATTGAAGATATCATCCACCGGGCCTATGGCAAATTACCTTTGGTGCTGCCCTGTGATTTTTTAGGGCTGGCACTGATTGAAGGCAGCAACTTAAAAATGAAGGTAATGGTTCCCCTGAAGGAATGTATGAACAAAAAGTTGGCCAACGAGTCCTTGTTGTGGGAATGTATTCGGGAAAAGGAATACCGCCTCTATGATTTTACCGAGAACAAAAATATGTGTGCCAAGATATGTGGCGGGGACGATTTTAAGGAACAATGCATTGGGAGTTTAGTTACCGTGCCCTTGTTTGTGCGCGGCAAAGCCATTGGTATGTTGGCATTGGCTGCCCAGAAAAAGAATGTATATAATGAAAGTGAGTTGGGTTTTTGCCGGCATTTAGCTGACCAATTGGCAGTATGTATAGAAAATGCCAGACTATACGAGGAGGTAATGCGAAGTAAGCGGGAGTGGGAAGAAACCTTTGCTTCGGTTATTGACCCCCTTTACTTGATAGATTTAGATTTTAATGTTATCAGAAGCAACAATAGGGATAACCCCCTTGCCACCAATGCACAAACTGCACCGGGGGGACAAAAATGTTATAATTTAATTTGGGGTTATACTGAAAAGTGCAAATCATGTTTAATGGATCAGGTACTGGCAACCGGTAAACCGGCCAATCATCTGGTTCAAGTTAACGGCCTTGTACTTGATATGTATTATTACCCGGTATTTAACAGCAACAATGAGATATATGCAATTATTCACCACATTCAAGACAAAACAGAAAAGGTAAAGATGGAAGCACAGTTGATTCAATTGGCTAAGTTGGCCGCAATTGGGGAAATGGCTGCCGGGGTGGCCCATGAATTAAACAGTCCCATGACTGTGATTATTGGCACCGCCCAAATGTTACTCAGGGAGTTGGGCAACGATGAGCACCCCCGGACAGAATTTCTGCAGGATGTGGTTAACTGTGGCCTGCGCTGTAAACGTATTATCCAAAACCTCCTTACCTTTTCCCGCCAGGATCAACATCCGGTGGGTGCCACAGATCTTAATGAGCAGGTGAATAAAGTTTTAAGCCTTACCCAGTATCAAATTAACCGTAACAAGGTGACCATTAAGACCCACCTGGCAGATAACTTGCCGCCGGTTGAAGCCAACGCCCACCAACTGCAACAGGTATTAACAAACTTTTTTTTAAATGCCCGCGATGCCTTAGCCAATAAAGAAGGGGAAAAAATCATCACTGTTAGCACCGGTTTAAGTAAAAATGACCGGGGGGAAGAACAAATTTGGTTGGCTGTGGAGGACAATGGGGAAGGTATTGAAAGTGATCGACTTGAAAAGATATTTAATCCCTTTTACACCAGTAAGGAGGCCACCAAGGGAACAGGCTTGGGATTATCGGTGAGTTTGGGTATTGCCCAAGCCCATGGTGGTACCATTGAGGTGGAAAGTGTTCCCGGTGAGGGTAGTGTTTTTAGATTAGTGCTGCCTTTGGTGCAAGCCGCTTGCAAGGAGGGAGACGGTGAGTAA
- a CDS encoding sigma-54-dependent transcriptional regulator has product MSNKPGILVIDDEIEVGIFFKRLLESKGYFVGVAANGDEAKSLWERYNFQVAMVDLKLPDIDGLTLLQRIKEVQPACEVIIMTGYATTRTAVKAIQLGAFDYVEKPFEEIAEIEDLVQKAMDYGSADKTAGSRPRWAHVADRVGLYYGQSEEMHRLLTIAERIAPKDINVLIQGETGTGKEVLARFVHAASARADQEFVAVNCGAVPESLLESHLFGHEKGAFTGATTTHRGIFEIANNGTLFLDEIGEASPSIQVKLLRVLETGEFRRVGGEKPIRTNVRLISATNVDLEQAVKEKKFREDLFYRLDVIRLILPPLRQRSADIPGLVHHFFERLGLKEEKPYISPEVMERLCNYTWPGNLRELLNTVNQVEALRDGEMITLSHLPEKILQAGKGVTNPGQDSRQDSHSTIYKANAINYETMAQACQLLENHNILSNQELLNIYRKLLKLKKDMGKSLAERGVATDAPTSLRDMEAKAIEEALAYYGGNVTAASKALGVGRNTLYRKAKEYNIQMKN; this is encoded by the coding sequence GTGAGTAATAAGCCTGGCATATTGGTAATAGACGATGAAATTGAAGTGGGGATATTCTTTAAACGCCTTTTGGAAAGCAAAGGTTATTTTGTAGGTGTGGCTGCCAATGGTGATGAGGCTAAAAGCCTGTGGGAAAGGTATAATTTTCAGGTGGCAATGGTGGATTTAAAATTACCCGATATAGATGGTTTGACATTGCTGCAAAGAATTAAAGAAGTACAGCCCGCCTGTGAAGTAATTATAATGACCGGCTATGCCACCACCCGTACGGCGGTAAAGGCAATTCAGCTGGGTGCCTTTGATTATGTGGAAAAGCCCTTTGAAGAAATAGCAGAGATAGAAGACCTTGTGCAAAAGGCAATGGATTACGGCAGTGCCGATAAAACGGCGGGCTCCAGGCCTCGCTGGGCCCATGTGGCTGACAGGGTGGGTCTTTACTACGGTCAATCTGAGGAGATGCACAGATTATTAACAATTGCCGAAAGAATAGCCCCCAAGGACATAAATGTGCTTATTCAGGGGGAAACGGGCACCGGGAAAGAGGTACTGGCCAGGTTTGTGCATGCAGCCAGTGCTAGGGCTGATCAGGAGTTTGTGGCCGTTAACTGTGGGGCGGTGCCGGAAAGCCTGTTAGAAAGCCACCTCTTTGGTCATGAAAAGGGAGCTTTTACCGGGGCCACCACGACCCATAGGGGAATATTTGAAATTGCCAATAACGGAACCCTTTTTTTAGATGAAATAGGGGAGGCCTCTCCGTCTATTCAAGTTAAATTGCTCAGAGTATTGGAAACAGGGGAGTTTCGCCGGGTGGGTGGGGAAAAGCCCATTAGAACTAACGTTAGACTGATATCTGCCACTAACGTGGATCTTGAACAGGCGGTAAAAGAAAAGAAATTTAGAGAGGACTTATTTTACCGCTTAGATGTCATTAGATTAATTTTGCCTCCCTTGAGACAGCGCAGTGCTGACATACCCGGATTAGTACATCACTTCTTTGAACGCTTAGGCTTAAAAGAAGAAAAACCTTATATTTCCCCTGAGGTGATGGAACGCCTTTGTAATTATACCTGGCCGGGAAATCTGCGGGAACTGTTAAACACAGTTAACCAGGTCGAGGCCTTGCGTGATGGGGAAATGATTACATTAAGCCATTTGCCTGAAAAAATTTTACAGGCCGGTAAAGGGGTAACAAACCCTGGGCAGGATAGTCGGCAGGACAGCCATTCAACAATATATAAGGCTAATGCCATTAACTACGAAACCATGGCCCAGGCCTGCCAATTGCTGGAAAACCATAATATACTGTCAAACCAGGAGCTGTTAAATATCTACCGCAAGCTATTGAAATTAAAGAAAGACATGGGTAAATCCCTGGCCGAACGTGGGGTGGCCACAGATGCCCCCACGTCACTGCGGGATATGGAAGCAAAAGCCATAGAAGAAGCACTGGCTTACTATGGCGGCAACGTCACCGCTGCCTCCAAGGCCTTGGGCGTGGGCCGCAACACCCTGTACCGCAAGGCAAAGGAGTACAACATCCAGATGAAAAATTAG
- a CDS encoding MoaD/ThiS family protein, with protein sequence MAFIELRAFASLQSLFNERGLSIPTNMEIPDEGTTALALADRLNIPHEKIEAVFINGISHNLNHPIKPGDRVALVPPGLPSIYRVHLGFYSKDNRK encoded by the coding sequence ATGGCTTTTATAGAACTAAGGGCTTTTGCATCATTGCAAAGTTTATTTAATGAGCGGGGTTTAAGTATACCTACAAACATGGAAATACCCGATGAAGGAACTACCGCCCTGGCATTGGCTGACCGGCTGAACATTCCCCACGAAAAAATTGAAGCAGTATTTATAAACGGTATTTCTCACAACTTAAATCACCCCATAAAGCCCGGAGACAGAGTGGCATTGGTGCCGCCCGGCTTACCTAGCATTTACCGGGTACATCTGGGTTTTTACAGTAAGGATAACAGAAAATAA
- a CDS encoding aldehyde ferredoxin oxidoreductase family protein has protein sequence MKIVRLNMTTKQASFEEVPEKYLALGGRALTSQIVADEVPAECHPLGPNNKLVIAPGLLSGTSAPSSGRLSVGGKSPLTGGIKEANAGGVCSQKLANIGIKAIVVEGKADAGTYIMHLTADKAELIAADELAGKGTYELTKILKERFNPKVGVICIGPAGEMQMLSAGVTNNDLEGNSSRYAGRGGLGAVMGSKGLKAIVIEADKTFDAPVQDKERFRAAAKKFADILLKHPVCGEGLPTFGTNVLMNVINEAGTLPTRNFRFGRFDKAADVSGEKLAEVAVARGGKQTHSCHPGCVMRCSNVYPLPDGIECSPVEYETAWAFGPNLEINDLDVVARLNYICNDVGLDTIEVGCTLGVLMEAGVIPFGDGQAAIKLLEEVYQGTPLGRVLGAGTAVAGKVYGVTRVPTVKDQGIPAYDPRSCRGNGVTYATTPQGADHTAGYAVTANILKVGGFVEPTKDDGQVELSRNLQVATAAVDSTGLCLFVAFALLDNPEGLPTVVEMLNAQYGTELTVNDVTALGQQVLTVEREFNIKAGFGKAHDRLPEFFYEEELAPHNTKFDLREELDEVFKF, from the coding sequence TTGAAAATCGTTAGGCTAAACATGACTACAAAGCAGGCTAGTTTTGAAGAAGTGCCGGAAAAATACCTTGCCCTGGGTGGACGTGCACTGACATCCCAAATTGTTGCGGACGAGGTGCCGGCTGAATGTCATCCCCTAGGACCTAACAACAAGCTGGTTATTGCTCCGGGACTCTTATCCGGTACCAGCGCCCCATCATCGGGACGCTTGTCCGTTGGCGGTAAAAGTCCGTTAACCGGCGGTATTAAAGAGGCAAACGCCGGTGGTGTGTGTTCTCAAAAGCTGGCTAACATCGGCATTAAAGCCATAGTTGTTGAAGGTAAGGCTGATGCAGGAACATATATTATGCATTTAACCGCCGACAAAGCTGAGTTAATTGCTGCAGATGAGTTAGCCGGTAAAGGTACTTACGAATTAACTAAGATTCTTAAGGAACGCTTTAACCCCAAGGTGGGCGTAATTTGTATCGGTCCTGCCGGTGAAATGCAAATGCTAAGCGCCGGTGTAACCAACAACGACCTGGAAGGCAACTCCAGCCGTTATGCAGGCCGCGGTGGTTTGGGCGCTGTAATGGGTTCTAAAGGTCTTAAGGCAATCGTAATTGAAGCAGACAAAACCTTTGATGCACCCGTTCAAGATAAAGAGCGTTTTAGAGCCGCAGCTAAGAAGTTTGCTGACATCCTCTTAAAGCACCCTGTGTGCGGCGAAGGGCTACCCACCTTTGGCACTAACGTTTTAATGAACGTTATTAATGAAGCCGGTACCCTGCCCACCAGAAACTTCCGTTTTGGCCGCTTCGACAAGGCTGCTGATGTAAGCGGTGAGAAGTTGGCTGAAGTGGCCGTTGCCAGGGGCGGTAAACAAACCCACTCTTGTCACCCGGGTTGTGTAATGCGCTGTTCAAACGTCTATCCGCTACCGGACGGTATCGAGTGCTCGCCTGTGGAGTATGAAACTGCATGGGCATTTGGCCCCAACTTAGAAATCAATGACCTGGATGTAGTTGCTAGGCTAAACTATATTTGTAACGATGTGGGCTTAGATACCATTGAAGTTGGCTGTACACTTGGCGTTTTGATGGAAGCAGGTGTAATACCTTTTGGAGACGGTCAGGCTGCCATTAAATTATTAGAAGAAGTTTACCAGGGTACCCCGTTGGGACGCGTGCTGGGTGCCGGTACTGCAGTGGCCGGTAAGGTATATGGTGTTACCCGGGTGCCTACAGTTAAAGACCAAGGTATTCCGGCCTATGATCCCCGTTCCTGCAGGGGTAACGGTGTTACCTATGCCACCACTCCCCAAGGTGCAGACCACACTGCCGGTTATGCTGTAACTGCTAACATTCTTAAAGTGGGTGGATTTGTGGAACCCACCAAAGATGATGGGCAAGTTGAATTATCCCGCAACCTGCAGGTTGCTACCGCCGCTGTTGATTCAACGGGACTATGCCTGTTCGTAGCCTTTGCATTGTTGGATAACCCCGAAGGCCTGCCCACCGTTGTAGAAATGCTCAACGCCCAGTATGGTACCGAGCTAACAGTGAACGACGTAACTGCACTGGGACAGCAGGTGCTCACCGTTGAGCGTGAATTTAACATCAAGGCCGGTTTTGGTAAAGCCCATGACCGTCTGCCTGAATTTTTCTATGAAGAAGAACTGGCTCCTCATAACACCAAATTTGACCTAAGAGAAGAACTGGATGAAGTTTTTAAGTTTTAA
- a CDS encoding MoaD/ThiS family protein, which produces MVYNYHMLLNGVRRLHVEVRLYSGLEKFVQHAQYGKPIQLELSAGTTAEKLIEQLGIPKEHVFSILVNGNHRKGEDLLEDGDRIALFPPVGGG; this is translated from the coding sequence ATGGTGTACAATTATCACATGCTGTTAAATGGGGTGAGAAGGTTGCATGTGGAGGTAAGGTTATATAGCGGCTTAGAAAAATTTGTGCAGCACGCCCAGTACGGTAAACCCATTCAATTAGAATTATCTGCCGGTACCACCGCAGAAAAATTAATTGAGCAGTTGGGTATACCTAAGGAGCATGTTTTCTCTATCTTGGTAAATGGCAACCACCGCAAAGGTGAGGATTTACTTGAAGATGGTGACCGAATAGCTCTGTTCCCACCGGTGGGTGGGGGTTAG
- the moaA gene encoding GTP 3',8-cyclase MoaA, with protein MQDGYKRDINYLRISVTDRCNLRCLYCMPPEGVEMVDHQEILSLEEIYRVVEAGTLVGIRKIRLTGGEPLVRLGLVGLIDRISKLPQIDDIAITTNGLLLKEMGKDLKKAGLRRVNISLDTMRPMLYRKITRIGRLEKAMEGIETALTLGLNPVKINTVVIRGVNSDEVVDFARWTKEAPVHVRFIELMPIGTSSPWAAENFVPAEEIQRVITDKLGLLQEEKNLAGSGPAKYYRLAGAPGTIGFITAMSDHFCAKCNRLRLTANGYLRPCLFSNGEVEIKTALRSGIGTEELAKIIASTVMLKPDRHHMDYGWNDARVMSQIGG; from the coding sequence ATGCAGGACGGTTACAAGCGAGATATTAACTACTTACGAATTTCAGTAACGGACCGCTGCAACTTGCGCTGTTTATACTGCATGCCCCCTGAGGGGGTAGAAATGGTAGATCACCAGGAAATATTAAGCCTGGAGGAAATCTACCGGGTGGTGGAAGCAGGTACTCTGGTGGGCATACGCAAGATACGCCTAACGGGAGGGGAGCCGCTTGTCCGTCTGGGATTGGTGGGGTTAATTGACAGGATTAGCAAACTGCCTCAAATAGATGACATAGCCATTACAACCAATGGTTTGCTGCTCAAGGAGATGGGGAAAGACCTTAAAAAAGCGGGGTTAAGGCGTGTTAACATTAGTCTGGACACCATGCGCCCCATGCTTTATCGCAAAATTACCCGTATCGGCCGTTTAGAAAAGGCAATGGAGGGTATTGAGACAGCCTTAACTTTGGGGTTAAACCCTGTGAAGATAAATACTGTGGTCATTCGGGGGGTGAACTCCGATGAGGTGGTGGATTTTGCCCGCTGGACCAAGGAAGCTCCGGTGCATGTGCGTTTTATTGAGCTGATGCCCATTGGCACATCCAGCCCTTGGGCAGCGGAAAATTTTGTACCGGCAGAAGAAATACAGCGGGTTATCACAGACAAGCTGGGGCTTCTGCAAGAGGAAAAGAATTTGGCAGGCAGCGGTCCGGCCAAATACTATAGATTGGCCGGGGCCCCTGGCACCATAGGGTTTATTACTGCCATGAGCGACCACTTTTGTGCCAAGTGTAACCGTTTGCGCCTGACTGCCAATGGATACTTGCGCCCCTGTTTGTTTAGTAATGGGGAAGTGGAAATAAAAACTGCCCTGCGCAGCGGTATTGGTACTGAGGAGTTGGCTAAAATAATAGCCAGTACGGTTATGTTAAAACCCGATCGCCACCACATGGATTATGGGTGGAATGACGCCAGGGTAATGTCTCAAATTGGAGGTTAA
- the moaC gene encoding cyclic pyranopterin monophosphate synthase MoaC: MAELTHFDLRGNARMVEVGLKKDTMREAVARGEVVMKPETLAKVERGSMTKGDVLGVARVAAIMGAKETPRLIPMAHPILITGVDVNFRIVQPNRVEIEASVRTTGKTGVEMEALCAVNVAALTIYDMCKAVDKEMVIQNIRLIKKSGGKSGEFVREGEQTWE; this comes from the coding sequence ATGGCAGAGTTGACGCATTTTGATTTGCGGGGCAATGCGCGCATGGTGGAAGTTGGTTTAAAAAAGGATACCATGCGCGAAGCGGTGGCCCGGGGGGAAGTGGTAATGAAGCCTGAAACACTGGCCAAGGTAGAAAGGGGCAGCATGACTAAAGGTGATGTGCTGGGGGTGGCCCGGGTGGCCGCAATAATGGGTGCTAAAGAAACACCCCGGCTAATACCCATGGCTCACCCCATTTTGATTACCGGTGTTGATGTCAACTTTCGCATTGTGCAACCGAACCGGGTAGAGATAGAAGCCAGTGTACGTACCACCGGTAAAACCGGGGTAGAAATGGAAGCACTTTGTGCCGTTAATGTGGCCGCCCTAACCATATATGATATGTGCAAAGCGGTGGACAAGGAAATGGTGATACAGAATATTAGGCTAATTAAAAAATCCGGTGGTAAAAGCGGTGAATTTGTACGGGAAGGTGAACAAACATGGGAGTAA
- a CDS encoding MOSC domain-containing protein, giving the protein MGVIVAVNISAEKGVQKKNVGSGTLVPEFGLEGDAHGGKWHRQVSMLAMESIEKMRQKGLDVNPGDFAENITTEGIELMTLPIGTKLKVGPEALGEVTQIGKECHHGCAIRQKAGDCVMPREGIFIKVIRGGAIKVGDKVKVITEGDK; this is encoded by the coding sequence ATGGGAGTAATAGTTGCTGTAAACATTAGTGCCGAAAAGGGTGTTCAAAAAAAGAATGTTGGTAGCGGCACCTTGGTGCCTGAGTTTGGGTTAGAGGGAGATGCCCACGGGGGTAAATGGCACCGCCAGGTAAGTATGCTGGCCATGGAAAGTATAGAAAAAATGCGCCAGAAGGGCTTAGATGTTAACCCGGGCGATTTTGCTGAAAACATAACCACTGAAGGCATTGAGCTGATGACTCTTCCCATTGGTACTAAGTTAAAGGTAGGACCGGAAGCCTTGGGTGAAGTGACTCAAATCGGCAAGGAGTGCCACCATGGCTGTGCCATTCGTCAGAAGGCCGGTGATTGCGTAATGCCCCGGGAAGGTATCTTCATTAAGGTAATTCGCGGGGGTGCAATAAAAGTGGGAGACAAGGTAAAAGTCATTACGGAAGGGGATAAATAG
- the mobB gene encoding molybdopterin-guanine dinucleotide biosynthesis protein B, producing the protein MVNVPVISLVGWSNTGKTTFLEKLIAELKSRGYRVGTIKHWHGDVEIDQPGKDTYRHAKAGADGVVIAGSNKVGLIRQTTEVWSLQKLVQLLGDMDIIITEGFKKEDTPKIEMYRHGVTTGPVVPSEKVVAVVSDIKMDRDVPVFDWNDSQGVADFIEHRFMR; encoded by the coding sequence GTGGTAAATGTACCGGTGATTTCACTGGTAGGCTGGTCAAATACCGGTAAAACTACCTTTTTAGAAAAACTAATAGCTGAACTAAAGAGCCGCGGCTACCGGGTGGGAACAATAAAACACTGGCACGGAGATGTGGAAATAGATCAACCGGGCAAGGATACTTACCGCCACGCCAAGGCAGGGGCCGATGGAGTGGTAATTGCCGGTAGCAATAAAGTGGGTTTGATAAGACAAACCACAGAGGTATGGTCGCTACAGAAATTGGTACAATTACTGGGTGATATGGATATTATAATTACCGAAGGTTTTAAAAAAGAGGATACACCGAAAATCGAAATGTACCGCCACGGAGTAACCACCGGCCCTGTGGTTCCATCTGAGAAGGTGGTGGCGGTGGTTAGCGACATCAAAATGGATAGGGACGTGCCGGTATTTGACTGGAACGACAGCCAAGGGGTGGCCGATTTTATAGAGCACAGGTTTATGAGGTGA
- a CDS encoding HesA/MoeB/ThiF family protein, whose product MSALNEQQLARYRRNILLASVGEEGQQKLLKSKVLVVGAGGLGSPVSYYLAAAGIGTLGILDDDVVDLSNLQRQILHTSADVGRPKVLSAADKLRALNPDINVITYQQKLNEESAEEIIADYQLVVDATDNFGTRQIMNRVCVKLGKPFIYGGVLAMQGQAMTVIPGEGPCFTCIFRNEPPANAPTTSTVGVLGAVAGLIGTIEATEAIKLLLKIGTPLVGRMFTVDLIGMNSDQVEVRRDLNCPVCGSK is encoded by the coding sequence ATGTCAGCCTTAAATGAACAACAATTGGCCCGCTACCGGCGGAACATTTTGCTTGCCAGTGTCGGTGAAGAAGGACAGCAAAAACTTTTAAAGTCAAAGGTGCTGGTTGTAGGGGCCGGGGGTTTGGGGTCACCTGTATCCTATTACCTGGCTGCCGCCGGAATAGGTACCCTTGGTATTTTAGATGATGATGTAGTTGACCTTTCTAACCTGCAGCGGCAAATACTGCATACCAGTGCCGATGTGGGCAGACCTAAGGTGTTGTCTGCGGCTGATAAACTAAGGGCCTTAAATCCCGATATAAATGTAATTACCTACCAGCAAAAACTAAATGAGGAAAGTGCAGAAGAAATTATTGCTGACTATCAGCTGGTGGTGGATGCCACCGATAACTTTGGCACCAGGCAAATTATGAACAGAGTTTGTGTAAAGCTGGGCAAACCCTTTATTTATGGCGGTGTGCTGGCCATGCAAGGACAGGCCATGACCGTCATACCCGGTGAAGGGCCTTGTTTTACTTGTATATTTAGGAATGAACCACCTGCTAATGCACCTACCACCTCTACCGTTGGGGTATTGGGCGCTGTTGCCGGCTTAATAGGCACAATAGAAGCCACCGAGGCAATAAAACTGTTGCTAAAGATCGGTACCCCTTTGGTGGGCCGGATGTTTACGGTGGATTTAATTGGCATGAACAGTGATCAAGTGGAAGTACGCAGGGACCTCAACTGCCCAGTTTGCGGTTCAAAGTGA
- a CDS encoding SLC13 family permease has product MSVDWKRTIFICLGLGAFAFFYFAPPFDPAVDPQGNIFELSREAQMAIGLFLLAGIWWVFEVIPIGVTSIMIGVTQAAFFIRPAQEAFAAFADSSVLFILGSLMLGLAFTKSGLTNRIAFKMLTVVGQNPKKILLGTFVITAGLTHFMAHTAVAATMFPVLVIILKMYQDDVTEPSKFGQALFIGMAYTAGAGSLATMLGAARGPVAVSFFGEFTGNEVTFLEYSYAMAPFGWAMVFIIWLLMAFVIFKPEKNEIEGLKEKAAETYSKLGPLTAKEYFVMFLALSVITVLALQNFIPALAELNRAVPILIATILMFLTGLFTVEDLEKEVPWNIVLLFAGAMSMGIALWETGAAEWMAIKWLAMFDGAPWIVFILAIGFLVIVLTNFIMNVAAIAITLPVALVIAGYLGLNPHMILWVSLSAAGLPFLLLIGAAPNAIAYQSRQFTTMKFFMTGIPFTLIYLAVLVLFTVVIWPIMGINPLLN; this is encoded by the coding sequence ATGTCTGTAGATTGGAAAAGAACCATCTTCATCTGTCTAGGACTGGGAGCATTTGCATTCTTCTATTTTGCCCCTCCCTTTGATCCGGCAGTAGACCCACAGGGTAATATCTTTGAGCTGTCTAGAGAGGCTCAAATGGCTATAGGTTTGTTCCTCTTGGCCGGTATCTGGTGGGTATTCGAGGTTATACCTATCGGTGTAACCAGTATCATGATCGGGGTAACCCAGGCTGCATTTTTCATTCGGCCTGCCCAAGAAGCCTTTGCCGCTTTTGCAGATTCATCTGTGTTATTTATTCTAGGTTCATTAATGTTGGGTCTTGCTTTTACCAAGTCGGGCCTTACTAACCGCATCGCCTTTAAGATGCTTACGGTGGTGGGACAGAATCCCAAAAAAATATTATTGGGCACCTTTGTTATTACTGCAGGTCTAACACACTTTATGGCCCACACCGCTGTAGCCGCCACCATGTTCCCCGTATTGGTGATTATCCTGAAAATGTACCAGGATGATGTAACCGAGCCCAGTAAGTTTGGTCAGGCACTGTTCATCGGTATGGCCTATACCGCCGGTGCCGGTAGTTTGGCCACCATGCTGGGTGCTGCCCGCGGTCCGGTGGCTGTGAGTTTTTTCGGCGAGTTTACAGGCAACGAAGTTACATTCCTAGAGTATTCTTATGCTATGGCGCCCTTTGGTTGGGCTATGGTGTTCATCATTTGGTTACTGATGGCTTTTGTAATCTTTAAGCCAGAAAAAAACGAAATTGAAGGTTTAAAAGAAAAAGCAGCTGAAACTTATTCCAAGCTGGGTCCCCTAACTGCAAAAGAGTATTTTGTTATGTTCCTGGCTCTTTCAGTAATTACAGTTTTGGCCTTACAAAACTTTATTCCGGCGCTGGCTGAATTAAACCGTGCCGTACCTATTTTAATTGCAACTATCTTGATGTTCCTAACCGGACTCTTTACCGTTGAGGATTTAGAAAAGGAGGTTCCTTGGAACATTGTCTTGTTGTTCGCCGGTGCCATGAGCATGGGTATTGCCCTGTGGGAAACAGGCGCGGCCGAATGGATGGCTATAAAATGGTTAGCTATGTTTGATGGCGCGCCGTGGATTGTTTTCATACTGGCCATTGGGTTTTTAGTAATAGTTTTGACTAACTTTATTATGAACGTGGCCGCCATTGCCATTACATTGCCGGTAGCATTGGTAATAGCCGGATACCTGGGACTTAACCCACATATGATCCTTTGGGTTTCACTGTCAGCGGCCGGTTTACCCTTCTTGCTGTTGATTGGTGCGGCACCTAACGCCATCGCATACCAATCTAGACAGTTTACCACTATGAAGTTCTTTATGACCGGTATTCCATTTACATTAATATATTTAGCGGTACTGGTCTTGTTTACGGTGGTAATATGGCCAATAATGGGAATTAATCCTTTATTAAACTAA